A genomic window from Sphingobacterium spiritivorum includes:
- a CDS encoding proton-conducting transporter transmembrane domain-containing protein, which translates to MIDNYILAPVFIHLFTAIAQLIFWRKTVTQRVLSILGSTLGLSAAIKLFARVYDGPILTMSAGNWDAPFGIVFVADTLSTTLVLLTSIACLAVSIFSATGISRQRIRYGYFPIFHFLILGLNGAFLTGDIFNLYVYFEVIIISSFVLMTLGGRKAQLEGAVKYMAMNILASTFFLTGIGILYGITGSLNMADLALKIPNVKDQTLVGITSSFFIIGFGIKSAVFPLYFWLPSSYHTPPSAVAATFGGLLTKVGIYAMFRIYSLIFIPSPFMKNLLLTLAILTIVTGALGAMTKTNIRRLFSYLIVCHIGFMVGGLAMFSKLALMGAVFYLIHDIMVKTNLFLIAGLIRQLRGSMDMKKIGGLYAEYPKISLLIGIVLFSLVGIPPLSGFWPKIYLIQDAFRLQNYAFIAAIILGSFITLYVIAKMWSEVFWKKPDDEAEMEDKFEPLPLYKKILLVAPIAILAGVSLYIGLNAEAIIKVSDKIATEMLDTRPYIQAVLGK; encoded by the coding sequence ATGATTGACAATTACATACTAGCACCTGTTTTTATTCATTTGTTTACCGCCATAGCGCAGCTTATATTCTGGCGAAAGACAGTGACACAGCGTGTATTAAGTATTTTGGGCAGCACCCTGGGACTGTCTGCCGCTATCAAGCTTTTCGCAAGAGTCTATGATGGCCCTATCTTAACAATGAGTGCAGGAAACTGGGATGCACCCTTCGGAATAGTGTTTGTAGCCGATACTCTGAGCACGACATTAGTACTTCTGACCTCTATAGCTTGTTTGGCAGTATCCATATTCTCTGCGACTGGTATCAGTCGCCAACGTATACGCTATGGTTATTTCCCGATCTTTCATTTTCTGATACTGGGCCTTAACGGAGCTTTTCTGACAGGGGACATCTTCAATTTATATGTTTATTTTGAAGTGATTATTATCTCTTCTTTTGTGTTGATGACTTTGGGCGGACGAAAGGCTCAGCTGGAGGGTGCCGTAAAGTATATGGCGATGAATATTCTGGCTTCGACTTTTTTCCTGACAGGGATTGGCATTTTATATGGCATCACAGGCTCTCTGAATATGGCTGATCTGGCGCTAAAAATCCCGAATGTCAAAGATCAGACACTTGTAGGTATTACATCTTCATTTTTCATTATAGGATTCGGAATCAAATCAGCTGTATTTCCTTTGTATTTCTGGCTTCCTTCCTCCTACCATACTCCTCCGTCTGCTGTTGCAGCAACATTTGGCGGATTATTAACTAAAGTCGGTATCTATGCCATGTTCCGCATTTACAGTCTGATATTTATACCCAGTCCCTTTATGAAGAATCTGCTTCTTACATTGGCGATTCTGACTATCGTAACGGGCGCTTTAGGGGCGATGACAAAAACCAATATCCGAAGGTTATTTTCATACCTGATTGTATGTCATATCGGATTTATGGTGGGAGGACTGGCGATGTTCAGCAAACTCGCTCTGATGGGTGCTGTATTCTATCTGATCCACGATATTATGGTCAAGACTAATCTGTTTCTGATTGCTGGACTGATAAGGCAATTAAGGGGATCGATGGATATGAAAAAGATCGGTGGTCTGTATGCGGAATATCCAAAGATATCCTTGCTGATCGGCATTGTACTTTTCTCTCTGGTTGGTATTCCTCCGCTTTCTGGTTTCTGGCCTAAGATTTATCTTATTCAGGATGCTTTCCGTCTGCAAAACTATGCTTTTATTGCCGCCATCATTTTAGGAAGTTTTATTACGCTGTACGTCATCGCTAAGATGTGGTCCGAGGTCTTCTGGAAGAAGCCGGATGATGAAGCAGAGATGGAGGATAAATTTGAACCTTTACCTTTATACAAAAAGATATTACTAGTCGCTCCGATAGCGATTCTGGCAGGAGTATCTTTATACATTGGCCTCAATGCTGAAGCTATTATAAAGGTTTCGGATAAGATTGCTACTGAAATGTTAGACACGCGTCCGTACATACAGGCTGTACTGGGCAAATAA
- a CDS encoding NAD(P)-dependent oxidoreductase, which translates to MSTKVLIVDDVHEVLLEKLQEAGIEYDYQPEITRIEAEKQISEYSGLVIRSKFQVDSAFMDLVPGLSFIARAGAGMDNIDEAYAASRNITLINAPEGNRDAVGEHMTGMLLSLMNHLNRSHQQIKNKQWLREENRGYELKGRTVALIGYGNNGQAMAKKLSGFDVNVIAYDKYKTGFSDEYAREVSMEEVVKYADVLSFHIPLTRETKGMVDQEYLFHFRKPIFFLMGARGGIVDIPAVLKNLDSGRIIAAAFDVLPVEKFPSLGEQPWFEDLMSRENVLVSPHVAGWTFDSYYKLSAVVAEKVVTFLK; encoded by the coding sequence ATGAGTACGAAAGTTTTAATCGTCGATGACGTACATGAAGTTTTACTGGAAAAACTACAGGAAGCCGGAATTGAATATGATTACCAACCGGAGATCACAAGAATTGAGGCTGAAAAACAAATCAGCGAATACTCGGGACTTGTGATCCGTTCAAAATTTCAGGTGGATAGCGCTTTTATGGATCTTGTACCCGGACTTTCTTTTATTGCACGGGCAGGAGCTGGCATGGACAATATTGATGAAGCTTACGCTGCTTCACGTAACATTACACTGATCAATGCACCCGAAGGGAACCGTGATGCTGTAGGTGAACATATGACCGGCATGCTGCTTAGTCTTATGAACCATCTTAATCGCAGCCATCAGCAGATAAAGAACAAACAATGGCTGCGTGAAGAAAATCGCGGTTATGAACTGAAGGGGAGAACGGTAGCATTGATAGGATATGGTAATAACGGACAGGCAATGGCAAAAAAACTATCTGGATTTGACGTCAATGTAATTGCTTACGACAAATATAAAACCGGGTTTTCAGATGAATACGCCAGAGAGGTCTCCATGGAGGAGGTTGTTAAATATGCAGATGTTCTGAGTTTCCATATTCCATTAACCAGAGAAACCAAAGGTATGGTTGATCAGGAATATTTATTCCACTTCAGAAAGCCTATTTTCTTTTTGATGGGTGCCAGAGGTGGTATTGTTGATATTCCGGCGGTATTGAAAAATCTTGACAGCGGTCGGATCATTGCTGCTGCATTTGATGTTCTTCCTGTAGAGAAGTTCCCTTCCCTAGGCGAACAGCCCTGGTTTGAGGATCTGATGAGTCGGGAAAATGTACTGGTAAGTCCGCATGTAGCCGGCTGGACTTTTGATAGTTATTACAAACTGTCTGCAGTCGTTGCGGAAAAGGTAGTTACATTCTTAAAATAA
- the acs gene encoding acetate--CoA ligase, with amino-acid sequence MSLQIKSFEEYQDVYKQSVENPEDFWAGVAENFFWKRKWTNVLDWNFKEPKIKWFEGGKVNITENCLDRHIYNLGDKPAIIWEPNDPNEAHRILSYKQLLAKVEQFANVLKNNNVSKGDRVCIYLPMVPELVIAVLACARIGAIHSVVFGGFSAQSIADRITDAQCKLVVTSDGSFRGNKTIELKSIVDDALMQCKSVEKVIVLTRTRTPVSMIKGRDVWWEDEIKKVETQGNPACPAEEMDAEDTLFILYTSGSTGKPKGVVHTTGGYMVYAGYTFANTFQYQPGEVYFCTADIGWITGHTYIVYGPLSQGATSLMFEGVPTYPDAGRYWDIVDKFKVNILYTAPTAIRSLMAFGDQFVDNKDLSSIKKLGSVGEPINEEAWHWFHDKIGKGKAPIADTWWQTENGGHLIAPIAGISPAIPGYAMLPLPGVQPVLVDENGNEIEGNDVSGNLCIKFPWPGMLRTTWGDHERCRQTYFSTYENMYFTGDGCYRSPEGYYKITGRVDDVLNVSGHRIGTAEVENAINMHSDVVESAIVGYPHPVKGQGIYAFVIANHHIDENSTRQDILQTITRIIGAIAKPDIIQFVPELPKTRSGKIMRRILRKIAEGEVSNLGDISTLQDPNIVQTIVEGAEKLKK; translated from the coding sequence ATGAGTCTACAAATTAAATCATTTGAAGAATATCAGGATGTCTACAAACAAAGTGTAGAAAATCCGGAAGATTTCTGGGCGGGGGTTGCCGAAAATTTCTTCTGGAAACGTAAATGGACAAATGTACTGGACTGGAATTTTAAGGAGCCAAAGATTAAGTGGTTTGAGGGAGGAAAGGTAAATATCACAGAAAACTGCCTGGACCGTCATATTTATAACCTGGGAGACAAACCTGCTATTATCTGGGAACCAAATGATCCGAATGAAGCACACCGAATCCTTTCATACAAGCAATTGCTTGCTAAAGTAGAGCAATTTGCGAATGTCCTTAAGAATAACAATGTCAGCAAAGGCGACCGTGTTTGTATCTATCTGCCTATGGTTCCTGAATTGGTTATTGCGGTATTAGCCTGTGCCCGTATAGGTGCCATTCACTCTGTTGTATTTGGAGGATTTTCGGCTCAGTCTATTGCAGATCGTATTACGGATGCACAGTGTAAACTGGTCGTTACCTCTGATGGCAGTTTCCGTGGAAATAAAACCATCGAACTGAAAAGTATTGTGGATGACGCACTGATGCAGTGCAAGTCTGTAGAAAAAGTAATCGTACTGACCAGAACCCGCACACCGGTATCTATGATCAAAGGGCGTGACGTATGGTGGGAAGATGAAATCAAAAAAGTAGAAACACAGGGAAACCCTGCTTGCCCTGCTGAAGAAATGGATGCAGAGGATACCTTATTTATCTTATATACCTCCGGATCTACAGGAAAGCCTAAAGGTGTCGTCCATACGACAGGTGGCTATATGGTATATGCAGGATATACTTTTGCGAATACGTTCCAGTACCAACCGGGAGAAGTATATTTCTGTACAGCAGATATCGGTTGGATCACAGGGCATACTTACATCGTCTACGGACCCTTATCTCAGGGAGCTACTTCTCTGATGTTCGAAGGTGTGCCTACATACCCTGATGCCGGCAGATACTGGGATATTGTGGACAAATTCAAAGTAAACATCTTATACACTGCTCCTACAGCAATCCGTTCGCTGATGGCATTCGGAGATCAGTTTGTTGACAACAAAGACCTTTCTTCTATTAAAAAACTGGGATCAGTAGGTGAGCCGATCAATGAAGAGGCCTGGCACTGGTTTCACGATAAAATCGGAAAAGGGAAAGCTCCTATCGCAGATACATGGTGGCAGACGGAAAACGGGGGACACCTTATTGCTCCTATTGCCGGCATCTCTCCTGCAATACCGGGATATGCCATGTTACCCTTACCGGGTGTACAGCCGGTGCTGGTAGACGAAAACGGAAATGAGATAGAAGGAAATGATGTTTCCGGAAATTTGTGTATCAAATTTCCTTGGCCGGGTATGCTGCGTACAACGTGGGGTGACCATGAAAGATGTCGCCAAACGTATTTCTCTACTTATGAAAACATGTATTTCACAGGAGACGGATGTTACCGTAGTCCTGAAGGGTATTACAAAATCACAGGTCGTGTCGATGATGTATTGAATGTGTCAGGACACCGCATCGGTACAGCAGAAGTAGAGAATGCCATCAATATGCACTCTGATGTAGTCGAGTCAGCGATTGTGGGATACCCGCACCCGGTAAAAGGACAGGGTATTTATGCATTCGTTATCGCAAATCATCATATTGACGAGAACAGTACGCGTCAGGATATTCTGCAGACCATTACACGTATCATCGGAGCAATTGCCAAACCGGATATTATTCAGTTTGTACCTGAACTTCCGAAAACAAGATCAGGAAAGATTATGAGACGTATCCTTCGCAAAATTGCAGAAGGTGAAGTATCCAATCTCGGAGATATCTCTACATTACAGGATCCCAACATTGTCCAGACAATTGTAGAAGGAGCTGAAAAACTTAAGAAATAG
- a CDS encoding FAD-dependent monooxygenase, translated as MKHFTIIGGGVAGLTAAIGLQQIGIQADVYEGAPVLKGIGAGFGLAANAMQALEYLGLKSEVMLLGHLLPDYNILDEKGQILVAPDTSSISQRYKQDNFAIHRADLHQYLLSKISSSSLHLGYRAIQVQQYEEKIIVTFDNGHTIETDYLLIADGVKSALRQQLIPSSAPRYSGYTCWRATIDNSTIQLDKGSETWGAKGRFGMTPLVGNKIYWYACINTTANNPLYRNWNIENLRKHFASYHHPIPQILNETEDNQLIWNDIIDIKPLNQLAFGNILLMGDAGHATTPNMGQGACQAIEDVAVLIDELKKDKSIAQAFVDFEKRRLSRTRYITETSWTIGKIAQWQNPVLIAVRNFLMKILPENLQQYKLNKLLNVDFMEINNKR; from the coding sequence ATGAAGCACTTTACAATTATTGGCGGAGGTGTAGCCGGATTGACCGCAGCCATTGGTCTGCAGCAAATTGGTATACAGGCTGATGTTTATGAAGGTGCCCCAGTACTCAAGGGAATCGGTGCCGGATTTGGTCTTGCAGCCAATGCTATGCAAGCACTGGAATATCTCGGACTCAAGTCTGAGGTAATGTTACTGGGACACCTGCTTCCCGATTATAATATTCTTGATGAAAAAGGACAGATACTGGTTGCTCCGGATACGTCCTCCATTTCGCAACGCTACAAGCAGGACAATTTTGCTATCCATCGTGCCGACCTTCATCAATACTTGCTTTCGAAAATAAGTTCTTCATCGTTACACCTCGGTTATAGAGCAATACAAGTGCAACAATATGAGGAAAAGATTATCGTTACTTTTGATAACGGACACACTATCGAGACGGACTATCTGCTGATCGCTGATGGTGTCAAATCGGCATTAAGGCAGCAACTGATTCCTTCTTCTGCACCACGATACTCCGGTTACACCTGCTGGCGTGCTACAATAGACAATTCAACCATACAACTGGACAAGGGATCTGAAACCTGGGGAGCTAAAGGCAGATTCGGTATGACCCCACTGGTGGGAAATAAAATTTACTGGTATGCCTGTATCAACACGACAGCCAATAATCCGCTTTACCGCAACTGGAATATAGAAAACCTTCGAAAACATTTTGCTTCTTATCACCACCCTATCCCTCAGATATTAAATGAAACGGAAGATAACCAGCTTATATGGAACGATATTATTGATATTAAACCATTGAATCAGCTAGCTTTCGGAAATATACTGTTAATGGGAGATGCCGGACATGCAACCACTCCGAATATGGGGCAAGGTGCCTGCCAGGCTATAGAGGATGTTGCTGTACTTATAGACGAACTGAAGAAAGACAAAAGTATAGCACAGGCTTTTGTAGATTTCGAAAAAAGAAGATTATCCAGAACACGATATATTACAGAAACGTCCTGGACTATCGGAAAAATAGCACAATGGCAAAACCCGGTTCTGATAGCTGTGCGTAATTTTTTAATGAAAATTCTTCCGGAGAATCTTCAACAATACAAACTGAACAAGCTATTGAATGTTGATTTCATGGAAATAAATAATAAAAGATGA
- the mnhG gene encoding monovalent cation/H(+) antiporter subunit G, with protein sequence MTDIFLAIFSTIGALAILFASIGILRMPDFYLRLSVTVKAATLGVGFFLLCAAIIFPDVSVTTKAIAITFFLILTAPVAAHMIGRAAYITGAKLWKGTIIDDLEGKYDEETHQLKGEEED encoded by the coding sequence ATGACTGATATATTTTTAGCCATATTCAGCACTATAGGTGCATTAGCTATTTTATTTGCTTCTATCGGCATTCTGCGTATGCCGGATTTCTATTTACGTCTCTCCGTTACCGTAAAGGCGGCCACGTTGGGTGTAGGTTTTTTCCTGCTTTGTGCAGCGATTATCTTTCCGGATGTATCCGTCACAACCAAGGCTATCGCTATCACCTTTTTCCTGATATTAACAGCTCCTGTGGCTGCACATATGATAGGCAGAGCAGCCTACATTACCGGGGCAAAGCTATGGAAAGGCACAATTATAGATGACCTTGAAGGAAAATACGATGAGGAAACCCATCAGTTGAAAGGGGAAGAGGAAGATTAG
- a CDS encoding putative monovalent cation/H+ antiporter subunit A — translation MLFAVLSGLITSSLIVPFGRFLKSKWGFILAFLPCILFLYFLQYTAAIVDGNIIHQHISWVPSLGVDFQFRLDGLSLLFTFLITGIGTAIFLYARSYLKGYPNFDRFFGFLCLFMAAMLGVVLSDNIFLLFIFWELTSISSFFLIGFNNEQSDSRKSALTALSITGLGGFFLLAGLTLLGNIADTYTISELVDKRSLIIEHSLYPLILGLIFIGAFTKSAQFPFHFWLPGAMKAPTPVSAYLHSATMVKAGIYLLARFFPILGGTEYWTYPLLIVGGITMLYGAIHSLFRIDMKGVLAYSTISALGILTFLLGMGTKEAIIAAAVFLLVHALYKATLFLITGIIDHETGTRDLSKLQGLRKVLFPVAVAGLLASLSSAGMPLTLGFIGKDLIYDATLKFDTQLALFVTIAAVVTNIGLVAAGFMAGIKPFAGKLPDQFKDLHLPYKSMWIPPLILAVLGLLLGIYPKWIGDILTQQTASSIFGSNVEVHLKLWHGFNTVLILSLLTLALGTILYLINKPSSSKLLKVEKLNVLAPQTLFTRFGNGFVVFSNRYTQTLHNGFLRSYHLKIILFAEALLAYKLYLSGPIYIDYSKLSAISIYEVSIVLILIGALYLVVSTSSRLTAVVSMSVIGYCICLLFVIYSAPDLAMTQFTIDTLSTVLFVLVLYKLPVFMNYMGPKVLIRDAIVALSFGALLSMIALKVLQEPVDTVVSDFYGANAYLMAKGKNVVNVILVDYRGIDTMFETIVLAIAALGVYSLLKLRLKSSEKE, via the coding sequence ATGCTATTTGCCGTTCTATCAGGACTAATAACATCGAGCCTTATTGTTCCGTTTGGGAGATTTCTGAAATCCAAATGGGGTTTTATTCTCGCTTTTTTGCCTTGCATCTTATTTCTATATTTTCTCCAATATACAGCAGCTATAGTTGACGGAAATATTATTCATCAGCACATTTCATGGGTACCATCCCTTGGAGTTGACTTTCAGTTTCGGCTGGATGGGTTATCCCTGCTGTTTACATTTCTGATTACAGGGATCGGTACAGCCATTTTTCTGTATGCCCGCTCCTATCTTAAAGGCTATCCCAATTTTGACAGGTTTTTCGGCTTTCTCTGTCTCTTCATGGCAGCCATGCTCGGGGTGGTGCTTTCTGACAATATTTTCCTGTTGTTTATCTTTTGGGAACTGACGAGTATCAGCTCTTTTTTTCTGATCGGCTTCAATAATGAGCAGAGTGATTCCCGGAAAAGTGCGCTGACGGCACTAAGCATTACCGGACTGGGCGGATTCTTTCTACTGGCCGGACTGACCTTACTTGGAAATATTGCAGATACTTATACTATCTCTGAATTAGTCGATAAGCGATCTTTAATTATAGAGCATTCCTTATATCCCCTTATACTGGGTCTTATATTTATTGGTGCTTTTACCAAATCGGCGCAATTCCCTTTTCATTTTTGGCTACCCGGAGCCATGAAGGCTCCAACTCCGGTTTCAGCTTACCTGCACTCTGCAACTATGGTAAAGGCCGGTATTTATTTGCTGGCACGCTTCTTCCCTATTCTGGGTGGTACGGAGTACTGGACTTATCCCCTTCTCATAGTCGGTGGGATTACCATGTTGTACGGTGCGATACATTCGCTCTTCAGAATCGATATGAAAGGTGTACTGGCCTATTCCACCATCTCGGCATTAGGCATATTGACTTTTCTGTTGGGTATGGGTACAAAAGAAGCGATTATAGCTGCTGCAGTGTTTCTGCTGGTACACGCTTTGTACAAAGCGACGTTATTCCTCATTACAGGTATTATCGATCACGAAACCGGCACACGTGATCTCAGTAAGTTACAGGGATTAAGAAAAGTATTATTTCCGGTAGCTGTTGCAGGGCTCTTAGCTTCTCTTTCCAGTGCCGGAATGCCGCTTACTTTAGGTTTTATCGGCAAAGATCTTATTTATGATGCTACGTTGAAATTCGATACCCAATTAGCTCTTTTTGTAACGATAGCTGCGGTAGTCACGAATATTGGCTTAGTTGCAGCTGGATTTATGGCGGGAATCAAACCTTTTGCAGGAAAACTTCCGGATCAATTTAAAGATCTGCATTTACCTTACAAATCGATGTGGATACCTCCGCTGATATTAGCCGTTTTAGGGTTACTGTTGGGTATCTATCCAAAATGGATTGGAGATATACTTACACAACAGACTGCATCCAGTATATTCGGAAGTAATGTGGAAGTTCATCTGAAACTATGGCACGGCTTTAATACTGTTCTTATTCTGAGTCTGCTGACTTTAGCATTGGGTACGATTCTCTACCTGATCAATAAACCCAGCAGCAGTAAGTTATTAAAAGTTGAAAAACTAAATGTACTGGCACCACAGACCCTATTCACCCGTTTTGGAAACGGTTTTGTGGTCTTTTCAAATCGCTATACGCAGACGCTGCATAATGGTTTTTTGCGCTCCTATCATCTAAAGATCATTTTGTTTGCAGAGGCTTTACTCGCTTATAAACTGTATCTGAGCGGGCCGATTTATATAGACTACAGCAAGTTGTCCGCTATAAGTATATACGAAGTCTCGATCGTGCTTATCCTGATCGGTGCACTTTACCTCGTAGTAAGCACTTCATCCCGTTTAACAGCTGTTGTCTCTATGAGTGTTATCGGGTATTGTATCTGTCTTCTGTTTGTGATCTATAGTGCTCCGGATCTCGCAATGACCCAGTTTACGATCGATACGTTATCTACCGTATTGTTTGTTCTGGTTCTCTATAAGCTACCCGTATTTATGAATTATATGGGACCCAAAGTACTTATCCGCGATGCTATAGTGGCCCTTTCTTTTGGCGCGTTACTTTCTATGATTGCGCTCAAAGTACTCCAGGAGCCGGTGGATACTGTCGTAAGTGATTTTTATGGGGCAAATGCCTATCTGATGGCAAAGGGTAAGAATGTTGTCAATGTGATTCTGGTGGACTACAGAGGTATCGATACTATGTTTGAAACGATAGTATTGGCCATTGCAGCTCTTGGTGTATACAGTTTATTGAAATTAAGGTTAAAATCTTCAGAAAAAGAATAG
- a CDS encoding Na+/H+ antiporter subunit C: MELILVVLIGLLYAAGVYMILRRSMVKLLLGIMLLGNGTNILIFLLGNITKGKPPVIDPDLSIFNDIYADPIPQALILTAIVISFGLTAFAIVLLKRVYALINSDDLDDLNTPEEDDI, from the coding sequence ATGGAGCTGATACTTGTTGTACTGATCGGCCTGCTGTACGCAGCAGGAGTATATATGATCCTCAGAAGAAGCATGGTCAAATTATTATTAGGGATCATGCTGTTAGGCAATGGCACTAATATTCTGATTTTCCTATTGGGAAACATCACGAAAGGAAAGCCTCCGGTGATTGATCCGGATCTGAGTATATTCAATGATATCTATGCAGATCCCATACCACAGGCTTTGATCCTGACTGCTATCGTTATCAGTTTTGGTCTTACAGCCTTTGCCATTGTATTGCTCAAAAGAGTATACGCCCTGATAAACAGTGATGATTTAGATGATTTAAATACTCCAGAAGAAGACGATATATGA
- a CDS encoding Na+/H+ antiporter subunit B, with amino-acid sequence MKSIILQTASKYLLPILLLFSVFLLLRGHYFPGGGFVGGLVASIAFVLHSFAYGTEQTMKILRYKPLSLIPIGLGISSLSMVAPLLFGKPPMTGLWIEQKIPVIGMIGSALFFDIGVYLVVIGVVLTILFTIALNTD; translated from the coding sequence ATGAAAAGTATAATTTTACAGACAGCATCCAAATACCTGCTTCCTATCTTATTGTTGTTTTCTGTTTTTCTTTTATTGAGAGGTCATTATTTTCCCGGAGGAGGCTTTGTTGGCGGTCTGGTGGCTTCGATAGCTTTTGTCCTGCATAGCTTTGCTTACGGTACAGAGCAAACCATGAAGATCCTTCGTTACAAGCCACTTTCTCTGATTCCAATCGGCCTGGGGATCTCCAGTCTAAGTATGGTAGCGCCTCTGCTCTTTGGAAAACCTCCTATGACGGGCCTTTGGATTGAGCAGAAGATTCCCGTTATCGGGATGATCGGATCAGCTCTATTTTTTGACATTGGAGTCTATCTGGTCGTCATCGGCGTAGTATTGACTATTTTGTTTACCATAGCCTTAAATACAGATTGA
- a CDS encoding UbiA prenyltransferase family protein: MKFIRQLFYISIYTNLLIALAAMAQCALTYYVFSQPMNYAIILVEGAATLMLYNFSLLWSRPKNPQESRFARTRWVFGNEWVLWLNTIIAAGILLYCLFQIHFNSFLFLGVIGLLSVLYGFPVFRYQGRRVGLRQLPGAKIFHIALVWVCSSVILPYIELFSEGIIIDTRLLGALAVLKFLLLIICTLPFDIRDIAQDSYYHLKTLPNMLGEKKAKRLCYALLLIHITLIAVTGYNPGIVLGLLLTDILIAAFLKFFVFRKEGHYHYAYLLDLSLILQFVLVFLTVNLL; encoded by the coding sequence ATGAAATTTATCAGACAGCTGTTTTATATATCTATCTACACCAACCTGCTTATTGCATTGGCAGCGATGGCACAGTGTGCACTGACGTATTATGTCTTCAGTCAGCCGATGAACTATGCCATTATTCTGGTAGAAGGGGCAGCCACCTTAATGCTTTACAATTTTAGTTTGTTATGGTCCAGACCTAAAAATCCGCAAGAATCCAGATTTGCACGTACCAGATGGGTCTTTGGAAATGAATGGGTATTGTGGCTCAACACCATTATAGCTGCCGGAATATTGCTGTACTGCCTTTTTCAGATACACTTCAATTCCTTCTTATTTCTGGGTGTCATTGGTTTGCTGAGTGTATTATACGGTTTTCCGGTATTTCGATATCAGGGGCGCAGGGTAGGATTAAGACAATTGCCAGGAGCAAAGATTTTTCATATCGCACTGGTGTGGGTCTGCAGTAGTGTCATCCTTCCCTATATTGAATTGTTTAGCGAGGGGATTATAATCGATACACGATTGTTGGGAGCATTAGCCGTATTAAAATTTCTTTTATTAATTATCTGTACGCTGCCTTTCGATATTCGGGATATTGCACAGGATTCGTATTATCATCTCAAAACATTACCTAACATGTTGGGAGAGAAAAAAGCAAAAAGATTATGTTATGCCTTACTTCTTATCCATATTACCTTGATAGCAGTTACAGGATATAACCCCGGAATTGTACTGGGCTTGTTGCTGACGGATATACTCATTGCTGCTTTTTTAAAGTTTTTTGTTTTCCGCAAGGAAGGCCATTATCACTATGCGTATCTGTTGGATCTTAGCCTGATACTACAGTTTGTGCTGGTATTTTTGACGGTTAACTTGCTCTAA
- a CDS encoding Na+/H+ antiporter subunit E — MIKQFLMNLLLCFIWIALTGSMYYSNFLFGFLLGFFILWIMNLNETDQRYFYRVPKTAGFVLYFLYEMIVANIQVAYDVITPKYFFKPGIIRYPLNARTDFEINLLATIISLTPGTLILDISNDKSALYIHVMYLKDKDKFIAQLKNGFERRLLEIIR; from the coding sequence ATGATAAAACAATTTTTAATGAACCTGCTGCTTTGCTTTATATGGATAGCACTGACAGGTTCGATGTATTATTCAAATTTTCTTTTTGGTTTTCTGCTGGGATTCTTTATCCTGTGGATCATGAATCTCAATGAAACGGATCAAAGATATTTCTACCGTGTACCCAAAACGGCAGGATTTGTACTGTACTTTCTGTATGAGATGATTGTCGCCAATATCCAGGTTGCTTATGATGTAATTACCCCTAAATATTTTTTTAAACCGGGTATAATCCGATATCCGCTAAATGCGAGAACAGATTTTGAGATAAACTTGCTGGCTACGATTATTTCCCTTACACCGGGAACACTGATTCTGGATATCAGCAACGATAAATCGGCTTTATATATTCATGTGATGTACCTCAAGGATAAAGATAAATTTATCGCTCAGCTTAAGAATGGATTTGAAAGACGATTATTAGAGATTATCAGATGA
- a CDS encoding monovalent cation/H+ antiporter complex subunit F: protein MMLNTYFDYVILPILTISVILTFIRLFKGPDVVDRVIALDLIITIGIGIITVYSIRTQQEVLLDVAIILALIAFLGTVAFSYYLEKKDHHD from the coding sequence ATGATGCTAAATACTTATTTCGATTATGTAATCCTCCCAATTTTAACTATTTCGGTCATCTTAACGTTTATTCGTTTGTTTAAGGGACCTGATGTAGTAGATAGGGTCATTGCCTTAGATCTGATCATCACCATTGGAATCGGGATCATTACAGTTTACAGTATACGTACACAACAGGAGGTGCTGTTGGATGTCGCTATTATACTTGCTCTGATTGCTTTTTTGGGAACAGTAGCATTTTCATATTACCTAGAAAAAAAAGATCATCATGACTGA